The Ruania halotolerans genome contains the following window.
GCGTGGTGCGGGTGCGTCCGGCTGCTGTGATGGTCGCCCCGGTGAGCGAGGACGAGGTGAGCGGGTGTGAGGGCCAGGTCAAGTGGCTGGAGCCCGCGGCGGGTGGAGTACGGGTGCGGCTGGCCGGGAAGACTGGGGGTCCGGCGCAGGATGACGCAACGGATCACGGCGGCGGAACTGACCTGCTCGCCGACATCGATCCCGCCCAGGTGGACCCTGCCTGGCTGGCTCCGGGAGCGACCGTGCGAGTGAGCCTGGACCCGCAGCGGCTGGCCGTCCGAGCGGTCTGACCGCGTGGAGCCTCGCGCATCGTCCGACCTGGGTGGCGAACCATGACGAGGCGCGCACTGGATCGACGTCGAGCGCGCACGATTGTGGCTATATCTCGCCAGGTGAGCGAGATTGACCGCACTCGCGAAAAGGGAGGAGTCACGCGGTCGTGGGCGGGACAGTGGGTGCCGCCGCAGTTGCGGGTGTGATGGCGGGAAGGCGTACCTCGATGGTGGCGCCGCCGCCGGGCGTGGGGGTCAGCGCCACCGTGCCGCTGTGTGCGCCCACGATGGTGGCCACGATCGCCAGGCCGAGTCCTGAACCGCCGGAGGTGCGGGTGCGGGAGGTGTCCGGCCGGTAGAAGCGTTCGAAGATCCGGTGCGCATCGGCCTCGGGCACCCCAGGGCCGTGGTCGACCACCTCGAGTACGGCGTCACTCCCCTCAACGCGGGTGTGTAACTCCACGGCGGTACCGCTCGGTGTGTGCTGGACGACGTTGCCGATGAGGTTCGTCACCACCTGGCGGAGCCGATCGGCATCGCCGCGGACCAGCACGGGACCGGAGGCGACGAGCGAGGTGGGCCGGCTCGGGTCCAGCGCCCCCAGATCGCCGACGGCATCGTTGGCTATCGCCGTCAGATCCACGTCGGTGATCCGCAGATCACGCCCCTCGTCCAGCCGGGCCAGCGCGAGCAGGTCGTTCACCAGGGAACCCATCCGGATTGCCTCGTTCTCGATCCTGCCCATGGTGCCCGGCAACTCCTCGGCCGGTACCGCACCCATCCGGTACAGCTCGCCGTATCCCCGGATCGATGCCAGCGGGGTGCGCAACTCGTGCGATGCATCGGAGACGAAGCGTCGCATCCGCGCCTCGGAAGCTGCCTGAGCGGCGAAGGAGGTCTCCAGGTTCGCCACCATCGCATTGAAGGACATCCCCAGGCGGCCCACCTCGGTGGTGTCCGGGGCGACAGGGGCGCGGCGGCTGAGATCTCCGGAGGCGACGGCGGCGGCGGTGTCCTCGATGTCTTGCAACCCGCGAAGGGAACGCTGCACGGCGACGTACCCGGCGGCGGCCGCAAGGGTCACCACGCCCAGGCCCACGAGCAGGGTGAACAGCTGCATCCGGGCGAGGGTCGCCGTCACATCGTCCATCGGGAGAGCGACGGCTACGGTGACGGGTGTGTCCTGGCCGACGAACCCGCGCAGCAGCACCATCCGCCACGTCGAGACGCCCTCAACGGATCCGATGGTCTGGGTCTTCCCTGCCAGAGTGTCGAGCTGCTCGTAGGTGACCGACGGGATGTCGGGCACTGCGTCGGTCCCGGTGGTGGCGGGGATGTCCATGAACGTGGAGCCGTCGGCGGCAAGCACGCGCACGTAGTAGGTCGTGACCGGTTGCTCGCGCTCGTCCTGCGGGTCGAACGGCCCACGGTTCTCCAGCAACTGCACGGCGTTGTCGAGATTGTCATCGACCTGGGCGATCAGGGACTGCTTGAGCAGCGTCATCGTCACCACGCCGGTGGCCACGAGTGCCGCCACGAGCAGGGCCACCATGATCAGCACGAGGCGCACCCGCAGCGGCATGCGCGTCAGGACGGTCTCGCGCTGCTGGCCAGGCTCCTGCGCCGGCTGGTCGTGTGCCTCATTGCTCACGGAGTACGTACCCCACGCCGCGTTTGGTGTGGATCAGTGGACCGGTGGCCGCGTCGTCGGTGAACGGGGTGTCGATCTTGCGGCGCAGGTAGGAGATGTAGGACTCCACGATCGCGCCGTCCCCGCCCCAGTTGTACGCCCAGACGTGATCCAGGATCTGTGACTTCGACAGCACGCGCCCGGCGTTCAGCATCAGGTAGCGCAACAGGGTGAACTCGGTCGGGGAGAGGTCGATCTCCACGCCGGCTCGGCGCACCTCATGCGCATCCTCGTCCATCTCCAGATCGCCCACCCGCAGCAGTGCCTCCTCGGACATCGCGGCAGCGGTCTGGGCGCGGCGGAGCACCGCTCGGATCCGGGCGATCACCTCATCCAGGCTGAACGGCTTGGTCACATAGTCGTCCCCACCCACGGTCAGCCCGGCCACCTTGTCCCCGGTGTCATCCTTCGCCGTCAGGAACAGCACCGGCACGTGCGTGCCGGCCTCACGAAGACGCCGGGTGACGGTGAATCCGTCCAGATCCGGGAGCATCACGTCCAGCACGATCAGGTCGGGAGTGACCTTATTCGCCAGGCGGAGGGCCTCCTGGCCGTCCGCTGCCACGGTCACGTCGAACCCGGCGAAACGCAGAGACGCCGAGAGCAGCTCACGGATGTTCGGCTCGTCGTCCACCACGAGGAGCCGCGCCTCGGGGCTCGACGACGACGATGTCTGCATACTGGTCATGTCCCCAGTGTGCGCGCCCGGACTGAAAGTTTCCTGAGAAGTGGCTGCGAGCTCTATGGGTGAGCCCGCAGCCACCCGCTCAGTCGGCCACGTCGTAGAACGAAACCGACTCGAACTCGGCGACGGTGGCCGGTTGGCTGCCGCCCCCGGCGTACAGGCCGACCTGAGGTTCTGAACCGGCCGGCAGGGTCCAGGTTGCCCCCCAGCGCCAGTTCTCACCGTCGGTTGAGCTCGCGCTGCGGTAGCGGAGTTCGCCGGTGTCCGGGTCCGTGCTGTGGTGCAGGCGCAGCCACATGGTGGTCGCTGTGGGCCCACTCAGGTGCGCACCCCAGTCGAGCCGGCCGGCGGTGCTCATCTCCTTGCCGAACTCCACCTGGCGGGTCGAGTGCAGGGCGACGTCCCCCAGGCGCAGCAGGTTGTCGTCGTCGGCGTGCACGATCAGACCTGCCTGCTGGTAGTTGCGAATGGTGTTCTCACCGAGGTCGAGGGTGAGCTCGGTCTCCATGATCCAGTCGCCCTCCGGTGCCTCGCGCAGCAGCAGCGGGCCGGTGTTGCCGGCCCCCACCACGTCCGTGCTGGTCAGCGGCCAGTGCAGGGCACCATCGTCGATGGTGACGTCCTCCTGCTCGCGGACCCAGCTCCATCCCGGCGCCAGCGTGCCCTCGAACTCCTCGGTGAACAGCGCCGCACCCGGCTGCGGGGTGGCGACCGCCTCGGTGACCGGCTGATGGACCTGCGCCACGCTGAGGTTGTCGATCTGGACCGGTCCTTCGGTAGCCGTGACCGCCAGGTGCCGCCGTGGCATCGCTGCGGGGGTCGCCAACCGGACCTCTGCCAACGGATCACCCAGGCGGCTCTCCTCCAGGCGTGCGTGCAGGACTCCGTCGCGGGACTCGACGATCAACGCCGTGAATGCCTCCGGGTCGAAGGTCTCCGGCAGGTCCGTGACCGCGTCGGCCGAGTCTCGTGGGCTGCCCTGCCAGACGCGCAACTCGTTCGCGTCGGCGTCCACCTCGACACCGAGGCTGTGCGGCCCGGCCCGCCTCCACTCCACGGTGAGGCTTCCGGTGCCGTCGGGGAAACGGACGTCGGCCTCGATCCGTGATTCCCGGGGGAGCGGTCGGCGGGACTCGACCCGGGCGGGATCGGCCGTGGGTTCCAGCAGACCCACGGCACCGGCGTCATTGAGCTCCTCCGGGACCGAGCGCCAGCTGCCGGAGACGGTGCGCAGCGAGGTGCTGCTCGCCGGATCGTCCATCGTGATGCCGAAACCGGATCCGGTGGTGGGGCCGGTCAGGGTCCCCTCGGTGGGACCGGCCCCGGCGGCGGCGAGCGGCCATCCGTCGATCCAGTCCAGGCGGTCGATGAAGGTGGGTCGCTCGTTGATGCCTCCGGGCGCATCCAGCCATGCGTCGTCGCGTTCGATGCCGTGGTACAGGATCCAGTCCTGGCCGGTGGTGTCGCTGAAGAAGGCGTGGTGGCCCACGCCGATGACGGAGTTGCCGTTCTGCGCGAGCACTTGGGTGCCGCCCACCCGGGAATCGGCCATGGAGACGCCCTCATGGTCGACGAACGGCCCCCACGGTGTATTCGAGCGCCCGGCGTAGACGCTGTACCCGGTCACCGGACCGGCACAGCAGTTGGCCGAGGATGCGGTGAGGTAGTAATACCCGTCCCGCTTGACGACGAAGGCGCCCTCGTACCGGTCCGCGACCGTCACCTGGACGGGGTCGCCGACGGCGCGTAGCCCGGTCTCATCGACCTCGGCCACCCAGATGCCACCGTGGTAGCCACCGAAGTAGAGGTATCGCCGGCCGTCGTCATCGGTCAGCAGCGCCGGATCGATCGTGTTGAAGTAGCCCCCGTTGCCGTCCGGCCGGGGGTCAACCACGGCTTCGTCGGTGGCCGTCCAGGGGCCATGGGGGGTGGGCGCCGTGGCAGCCCCGATGGCGTAGTTCCATTGCCCGGGATCGGCCACGGTGTCTGTCGCGGTGTAGTACATGACGTACTGGCCATCGACGTACCGGATGTCCGGCGCCCAGAACAGCGACGACTCCGTTGCCCATGTGGGGCGGCTCTCCTCGTCGAACACCTCACCGAGGTACTCCCACTCGCTGAAGTCCTGCGTGCGGGCGATGTGCATGAGACCGAAATCGCTGGGTGCCTCGGTCAATGGGTCGCTGGTCGCATAGAGGTACCAGTAACCGTCCTTCCCGCGAATCACTGCCGGATCGGCGTACGTATCGGAGAAGGGGTCGGAGATCGGGTTGTGCACCTCCACTGACTGCGCGGAGCCGGAGCTCTGCGCCGGCCCGGGCGCTGCGGCGGTCGGAGCCGTGGCCCCGAGAGTCAGCGCGCCGATGCAGGCGAGCGTTGCACCGATGGCAGGTCTGCTTCGCATGGGTCTCCCTTGTCCGGCCGCTGCTGGCGACCTCCTCGACGGCGTCATGCACTCGGTCGAGACAACCCGCCGGGCGTGCGGAGTCGGGGCGGGCGAACCACGTTGTACCCGCGGTGACCACTGCAGCAGACGGCGATGTTGCCTTCGTGGATCCGATTTACAACGGATAACCTACTGATGTCGGCAGGCCCTGGCAACTACCGTGCAAGTGTCGCCGCCGAGCACGTGCTACCCAGCGAAGGGGCCCGAAACTCGGGGTTGATCCGCACAATGGGTCGAATGTTCGGCCCCTGGGCGGCCGGTGAAGCCCAGCCGGTGAAGCCCGAGTTGGTGAAGCCCGAGTTGGTGAAGCCCGAGTTGGTGAAGCCCGAGTTGGTGAACCCGGAGTCCCGGGCCCGTGAGCGGGCGGACCGGCGGCTACAGGTAGTGCGCTGGGTCGAAGGACTCCAACGGGATGATCCGCACGCGCGGCAACGGCACGGTGAAGGCATGGATGTCGTCTTCGAGGTCCACCATCTCCAGCCCGCGCTCGGTCAGTTCGGAGAACTGGTGGTTCACGAACTCCCGGAAGGCAATCAGCCCCACCCGGCGCGAGCCGTCGAGCAGACCCTCCATCTGTGGGAGGAAGTCGCCATCATGGCTGGCCAGCAGCACGTCCCCAGGGCGGTTCCGCAGCTCGGCAAGGGTGCGCTGGATACCGATGTCCACCACCTTCTCGCTGGCGTCCCCGGCCAGCGGGATCGGGTGGTAGCCCATCGCGAGGAGCGCCTGCACGAAACTCATCGGCATCTGCCCCGAGCTCGCGTTCAGGAAGAACAGCGCCGTCACCGGACTTCCCCAGCGGGTGCGGGCGTGCTCGGTGATGCGATCCCAGCGCGGTCGCTCCTCCGGGTTCGGCCGGCGGCCCAATACGCTCATCCCGAGGGTGGCGTCGATGTTCTCGCCATCCACCAGCAAGTAGGTGCGGGGGCCCTCGGGGGTCTGCGACATGGGCCCACCTTAGAGGTTCAACAGAGCGGGACGGTGGATCGAGGGCGAGAGATGGTCCAATACGCGGGCCCGGACCACACGTGTGGTCCGGGCCCGTTACCGCCTGCGGTCGAGGTCAGCCGCCGATCTGGCCTGCAGACCCACCGGACTTCAGCGCGGCGAGGCGGGCGTCCACCTCGAGCGCGTCACCAGAGGTCTCCAGCTCCTCGAACTGAGAGTCCAGCGAGCTGGCGGCGATCTCCGCCCGCCCGGCCACCAGGGCTTCCTGACGGCGGACCTGCTCCTCGTACCGGGAGAGCTCGCTGGTGGGGTCGAGCACGTTGATCGAGGAGACAGCCTCGTGCACCTTGGTCTGCGCCTCGGCGGACTTGGCGCGTGCGGCGAGCTGGTCGCGCTTGACCTTCAGCTCACCCAGCTTGTCCTTCATGATGGCGAGGCCGTTCTTCAGCTTCTCCACCACGTCGTTCTGGGAGGCGAGGATCGGCTCGGCCTCCTTGACCTCACGCTCGAAGCCGACCTGCTTGGTCAGCGCCACCTTGGCGAGGTTGTCGTACCGGTCGGCACCGGCGGTGTCTCCGGCCTGGCGCAGCTCGTCCGCCTTGCGGGAGGCGGCCAGTGCCTTGCTGCCCCACTCGCGCACGGAGGCAACGTCGTCGTTGTAGTCCTGTTCGGCCAGGCGCAGGTTTCCGATCGTCTGCGCGACCGCCTGCTCTGCCTCAGCGATGTTGTTCGTGTAGTCGCGGACGAGCTGATCCAGCATCTTCTGCGGATCCTCGGCGCGGTCGATCAGCGAGTTGATGTTCGCCCGCGTGAGCTGGGCGATACGGCCGAGAATGGTCTGCTTCTCCGTCATTGGACTGGTCGTCCCTTCGGTTGGTCACTGCAATCTGATGGATAGTGGTCAAAGTGCGTGTGCTCGTCTGAATGCTCCGGTGACTGTGTCAGAACCGGCCGCCACCTCCTCGGCGTCCGCCGCCGCCACCGAAGCCTCCGCCGAAGCTCCGCCCGCCGCGTGATCCGCTCCCCCCGAAGCCGCCGCCGAACCCGCCGCCGAAGCCTCCGCCGCCACCCATGGTCCCCCCGAGGATCCCGCCGAGGATGAGGGATCCGATATCAATTCCGGAGGTGCCGCGATGGCCGTACTCGCTCCCGCCGTAGCCGAATCCAGCGCCCCCGTGGCCGCCCATCTGGGCGGACTCCCACCGGCGTACATCGGCATGTGCCTGGTCGCGCGCTTGCGAAGCAGCCGCCCAGGCCTGGTTGAGGTGTGCGATCGCCTGCTGCGGTGCCGATGTCTGCGCCGAACGCGCCTGGGCGAGTAACCCCGTGGCATCGGCCAGGCGGGTGCGTGCCTGAGCCCCGACGGCGCCCCGGTGAGTGGCGATGTAGGCGTTCACCGAGCGCACCAGATCCTCGGTCCGCTGCAGGCCCGTCGGGAGCTTCGCCGTGGCACGCTGGTGCACCTCGGCCTGCTCCCGATGCGGGGCCAGGGCCTCGTCGAGCGCATCCTCGGCACCACTGATCTCGGCGAGCGCGGCGATCGGGTCACCGGTCTCGCGGGCTTCCTCGGCCTGCGCGATGGCGGCGTTCGCCCGGGGCAGCACACCCTGCACTTTCGCATCACCGGCGGCGAGCCGGTCGGCGTCCACCAGATCGGCGCGGATCGAGGCCAATGCGGGGTTCAACTGGGCGCGGGCCTCGGCCAACTGGATGCTGCCCTGGTGTACCGACTCGACCAGTGCGACCGCCTGGCCGAGAGCATCTTCGGCGGTGCGCGCGTAGGCAACAGCACCGGCCCGGTCTTCCTCCGCGAGCCGGGCGCGGCCCGCCTGCACCGCCTCCTTGGCGGCGGCCAGCAGATGGCGCGCCTGCTCCGGTGCCTTGGCCACGGACTCCAGCGCCGTCGCCGGGTAGGTCGCGCGGAGCTGACTTAGCGCGTGCTCGGCCGGGGGGAGGGTGTCGCTGATCTCCTGAGCGCGCTGCTCGATCTCGTCCAAGGATTGCGGCGCCCGCTCCTGCATATTGCGCAGCCGCTCGAACGCCTCAGCCTGCTCATCGAGCGAGGCGTCCGCCGCCTCACACAGAGCGATGATCCGGGTGAACCCCGCGCGGCGCTCGGACTCGTTCGTGCCGGCGGAGCGTTCCATGCTGTTCTGTACGCCGAACGCCTCAGCGAGCTGCTCCTTCGCCTCGTTCACCGTGGTGCGGAACTGCTGGATGGCCTGCAGACCGAACTGGGCCTCGGCGAAAGAGAGCTCTTCTTCGGAACTGCGCACGGAGTCGTCCAGGGCCACCAGGGCGGAACCGGCCCGTTGGCCGAGCTCCTCGAGGGAAAGACCAGCCAGTTGCTCCTCGAGGGAGCCCGGCGGTGGGGGAGGAGTAGCACCACTGCCCGTTCGCACCTGCTGCCCCGCCCCGACGGACGCACGCCGGCGGGAACGCGCCACGGAGCGCACCACGACGATCGCGATGATCACCACGATGCCCACTACGAGCAGCACCCAGATGATCGAACCGGAGCCGCCGGTCGCTTCCTCGCGCATTTCATCCGCAGCCGTGACTCCCGCGCCGGTCCAGTCGTCCGCGGCGAGGTAATCCTCCATCGCGCTCTCAACCGACTGCAACTGGGAGTCGCTGAGCGGGAAGGCCTCCGCCACCGACCAGGCGTACGCGCGGTCGGTCACCGCCACCGCGAAGAGTGCGTCGTTCACGCCCAGGTCGGAGAGTTCAGCGGTTTCGTCCGCCCAGTCCGCGGTGTCCATCCCGTCGAAGGAGTCGATGAACACCACGAACAGGTCCAGGTCGGTCTCCTCAGCGAGCCGCGTGGTGGCATCCTCGATCTCGGCCGCGCCCCCGGAGAGGACGCCCTCACTCGTGCGGTCCTCCACGTGACCTTCCACACGGAACGGCTCCTCGGCCAAGGCGGGGGACGCCGTCAGGGTGGTGCTGAGGCCAAGGGCGGCCAGCAGCCCGAGGCAAGCGAGCAGGCGCGGGAGCATGCGGTTCACTCCATGATCTTCGCTGTTCGTCGGCGGCGATGCAACGAACGCGCGTGGGGAGGAGTCACCGTGCGCATGTGAGGCGGCGATGTGAGCCAGCACACGCATGGATTTCCGGCAGTCCAGGTTGCGGGGCTATCTTGCACGCCGTGACCGAGACCTCTTCCTTCATCGCATCCGACGGCCCGCAGGTGAGCGTGGTGCAGCATCAGGATTCTGTGCCGCCGGGGCTCCTTGGAGACTCACTTGCAGGCCTGCCGGTGCAGATCGTGCGCCCGGACCTCGGGGACGACCTTCCGGAGGTCGCGGACCTGGATGCGCTGATCGTGCTCGGTGGCACGATGGCCTCCATCGATGACCAGGAGCACCCATGGCTGGCGCGCGTGCGTGATCTGCTGGCCAGCGCCGTCGAACAGGACGTGCCGACCCTGGGCATCTGCCTCGGCGCCCAGCTTCTTGCGCTCGCCGGTGGCGGGCAGGTGCAGGTCGCTGCCCCGAGCGGGCCGGAGCGGGGGGTGATCGAGGTGCGGATGCGCCCCGATGCGGCGAAGGATCCGGTGCTCGGGCCGGTGATGGACGCTCTGGGCCGGGATATCCCGGTGCCGGCGATGCACAGCGATGCCGTGACCGTGCTGCCGAAGAGCGCCACCTGGCTGGCATCCTCGCTGCAGTACCCGTTCCAGGCGTTCCGGCTGCGCAGTGCTCTTGGCCTGCAGTTCCATCCCGAGGCGAGCGAGGACATCATGCGGCAGTGGGCCGTGGGTGAGGGTCTCGACGCGGATGAGCTCACGGCGGGGTATGCCCAGCATGGTGAGGGGCTCGCGGTGCTCGTCAGGGAGCTCGGCTCGGCCTTCGCCGCACAGGTGCGCCAGCGCGTGACCGTCTGACGGCGCCTGTCTAGGTCGCGGCGAGGTGCTTCGCGAACGCACCCCGGGAGCCGTCAGCGCATGGTCTGGTCGAGAAACTCCCACACGTGCGCCTGCAGATCAGTGCCGAACGCATGCGGTTCGTCCACGAACACCCCGCGATAGGCCTGCGCCGCTCCGGCTCGCTCGTAGCGTGCGGCGATCGTCTGCTGCGCGGCACGCATCCCGTCGAGAGGAAACAGGGCGTCCTGCTCGCCGTAGCCCACGAAGAGCGGCCGAGGGGCCGCGGCGGCTGCGATATCGGGCCAGTCGGCCACACGACCGATGCCCGGGTTCATCATCATCCAGGTGTGGCTGTGCACGTAGCCATCGAGTGCCTGCTCGAGCGTGGTCATCATGCACAGCACGGCGGCGGCGCGGACCTGATCACTGAGTGCGGTGGCCAGTGCGGCGCGCGCACCGCCGCCGGAAAGCCCGAGCACGGCCACCCCGCCCGACTGCACGTCCGCACGCCGCGTGAGGAGATCGACGGCGATCAGGTCCTCCCGGGCGACCATTCCTCCCCAGGAGGTGCCCAGTACGCCGAGCAGCTTGGCCACGGCGTCCTCATGGGTGCCAGCGTGCGCGTCGTAGACCTCACTCTCGGTCAGCCTGCGACCGGCCCGCTCAGCCTCGGCGAGCTGCAACTGGGTGACGGCGGTGCTCCGGCTGGGCATCGCCGTCACCGGGATTCGCCTGCTGCCCCAACCGAAGGCATCCGGGGCGAGGACTGTGTAGCCGCGGCGGGCCAGCTCATTCGCCACCGCGACCGACCCGTAGCCTCCCGCTCGGATCTGCCGGACCCTCTCGTGCGGCGGCTTCGGCCCGTCCGCCACCTTCTCCTTGCCGTAGTACTTCACCCCGCCGTGGCAGTGCATCATCACAGCCGCGGGCAGCGGACCCGCCTCGCCGGCCGGTCGTAACAGCCAGCCGCGCGAGGGGGCGCCCACTGCGACATCCCACTCCAGCTCGGTGCCCGCCACCCCGTCCCGCTCCCAGCTACCCAGCTCGGTCACCTGTGGCTGCCCGGGCTCAATCCAGACTCCGAGCGTGTCGATCAGGCGGCGCCGGATCTCCTGCCCAGTGGGTGCATCGGAGCCGAACAGCGGCCCACGGGAGCGGGCCAGATCCAGCAGGCCGGGAACGCCGGCGAGGTCGGCGGGTGGGGTGATTGACGTCATCGAAGTCCTCCCATGGGCACTGCAGCCTAGACCCTCTGGGTTGACCGCAGGGGCAACGGCACCGAGGGGGTCAACGTGAGCGGGGATCCTTGAGGGATGACATCGCGTCCATCAGCGTGGTGTGGATGTAGGCCAGCGCGGGTGTGGTGAACGACTCCCACGATTGGTCATCGGTGGCGTCTGCTGAGGTGGTGCCCTCCCATCCCGCGCCGTCGTGTTCCTCACCAGTCGCTGAGGGGTCAGCCTCGGTCCAGGCGGACGCTGCCGGGTCGTGCTTGTAGACCCACCACAGATGACCGAAGGGGTCCGCGAACCGAGAGAGCACGTCGCCCCAGAAGTCGGTGGGTTCGGTGACGATTCGGGCCCCGTGCTTCGCAGCGCGCTCCAATGTGGCTGCTGGGTCCTCCACATAGACGCGCACGAACGCCGGGGTGTATGGCCAGTCAGGCTTGCGGTCGGCGATGGTGATGGTCGAGTTGCCGATCACCAGTTCGGAGTGCAGCACGAGCCCGTCCGCGTCCGTGGTCCGGGCGTCTGGGACCTCCGTGGCATCGAAGACGTCGACGAGAAAGCGGGCAAGGTCACCCGCGTTGTCGGTCATGATGAACGGGTCGACCGTGGCGGAGCCGGCGGGGGTGGGAGGAGCGGTGGGGGTCTCGGACATGTCGTCTTTCCTTCCAATGGGTTGCGATGCGTCACCACCATCTCCCCTCTTGTGGCCACTCGATGTCCGCAAGCTCGCGTAGCGTCAGTGCATGTCCTCCACCAGTGCCCGGGCTCTCGATCTCCTCGGGCTGCTGCAGGTCCGGCGCCATTGGCCGGGCCACGAGCTGGCGCGGCGGCTCGGAGTCAGCCAGCGCACCCTCCGCCGCGATGTGCATACCCTGCAGGAGATCGGCTATCCGATCACCACGAGCCCAGGGACCGGCGGGGGGTACCAGCTCGGTGCGGGCACCTCCCTGCCACCATTGGTCCTGAGCGAAGATGAGGCCGCCGCAACGGTGATGGGCCTGCAGGAGATCGCGACGGGCGCGCACCCCGCTTCCGCGGACGCGGCCGTCAGTGCCATGGCCAAGATCGTGCAGGTCCTTCCCGTGCGCATCCGCGGCCGGATCGATAGCCTGCGCGCCGTCGCGCTTCCCGCGGGCCTTGCAGCCTCGCGAGCTGCCATCAGCGATGTCACCGCGCTGACGACGGTGGCGCTCGCCTGCCGCGACAGCGAGACCGTCTCCTTCTCCTACACCTCCAGCGAACACGTCTCCACCCAGCGCGAGGCCCAGCCGCACCGCATCGTCAACGTCGAGAGCCGCCTGTATCTCGTGGCCTGGGACCTTGGGCGTGCCGACTGGCGCACCTTCAGGATCGACCGCATCGCAACGCCGTGCCGCACTGGCGACCGGTTCGCCCCTCGTCGCCTGCCTGATGACGATCCGGTGGTCTACGTACGCGCACAGATCGGATCTGTGCCCGCCCGGTATCGCGTCCGCGCGACCGTGTTCGGCGCAGCCGCGAGGGTGCAGGCAGAGATTGCGCACTACGGGAGCGTTGAGCCCATCGATGATCACTCGTGCCGGGTCAGTATCGCCGCCGAGTCCTTGGATTGGGCCGCCTTCTGCCTGGCAGCGTCGGGCGCACCGTTCGTGGTCCACGGCCCATCAGAAGCCGTCGAGCACATGAAGGAATGGGGGCGCAGGCTCACCGCTGCCACCGACGGGCTCGCAAGCGCGCCCTCCAGCCATTCGCGCGGAGCGACCGGGCATCCTGCACCGTAGCGTGGTCGAGGACGCTCCCGTCCGCGGAGACCGGCCGTGACGGATCAGGGCATGGCGCGGAACCGATCGGCGTGTTCCTGGGCCCACAGGGCGAAGGTTCGGGCGGGGCGTCCGGTGACATCCTCGACCGTCGGTAGCACGACGCCACTGGAATCGGGCGGGTTCGTTGCCAACTGGATTCCGAACTCCACGTAGTCGGCGTCGTACCCATAGCCGCGCAACCGTTCGCGCTCCTGAGCTTCGGTGAGGGGGACGAACGTGAGGTCGGTGCCGGTCGCCTCGGCGAGGACCCGGACGCGTTCCTGTGGCGTGAGTGCCTCTGGTCCGGT
Protein-coding sequences here:
- a CDS encoding family 43 glycosylhydrolase; translation: MRSRPAIGATLACIGALTLGATAPTAAAPGPAQSSGSAQSVEVHNPISDPFSDTYADPAVIRGKDGYWYLYATSDPLTEAPSDFGLMHIARTQDFSEWEYLGEVFDEESRPTWATESSLFWAPDIRYVDGQYVMYYTATDTVADPGQWNYAIGAATAPTPHGPWTATDEAVVDPRPDGNGGYFNTIDPALLTDDDGRRYLYFGGYHGGIWVAEVDETGLRAVGDPVQVTVADRYEGAFVVKRDGYYYLTASSANCCAGPVTGYSVYAGRSNTPWGPFVDHEGVSMADSRVGGTQVLAQNGNSVIGVGHHAFFSDTTGQDWILYHGIERDDAWLDAPGGINERPTFIDRLDWIDGWPLAAAGAGPTEGTLTGPTTGSGFGITMDDPASSTSLRTVSGSWRSVPEELNDAGAVGLLEPTADPARVESRRPLPRESRIEADVRFPDGTGSLTVEWRRAGPHSLGVEVDADANELRVWQGSPRDSADAVTDLPETFDPEAFTALIVESRDGVLHARLEESRLGDPLAEVRLATPAAMPRRHLAVTATEGPVQIDNLSVAQVHQPVTEAVATPQPGAALFTEEFEGTLAPGWSWVREQEDVTIDDGALHWPLTSTDVVGAGNTGPLLLREAPEGDWIMETELTLDLGENTIRNYQQAGLIVHADDDNLLRLGDVALHSTRQVEFGKEMSTAGRLDWGAHLSGPTATTMWLRLHHSTDPDTGELRYRSASSTDGENWRWGATWTLPAGSEPQVGLYAGGGSQPATVAEFESVSFYDVAD
- a CDS encoding response regulator transcription factor, with protein sequence MTSMQTSSSSSPEARLLVVDDEPNIRELLSASLRFAGFDVTVAADGQEALRLANKVTPDLIVLDVMLPDLDGFTVTRRLREAGTHVPVLFLTAKDDTGDKVAGLTVGGDDYVTKPFSLDEVIARIRAVLRRAQTAAAMSEEALLRVGDLEMDEDAHEVRRAGVEIDLSPTEFTLLRYLMLNAGRVLSKSQILDHVWAYNWGGDGAIVESYISYLRRKIDTPFTDDAATGPLIHTKRGVGYVLREQ
- a CDS encoding NYN domain-containing protein, translated to MSQTPEGPRTYLLVDGENIDATLGMSVLGRRPNPEERPRWDRITEHARTRWGSPVTALFFLNASSGQMPMSFVQALLAMGYHPIPLAGDASEKVVDIGIQRTLAELRNRPGDVLLASHDGDFLPQMEGLLDGSRRVGLIAFREFVNHQFSELTERGLEMVDLEDDIHAFTVPLPRVRIIPLESFDPAHYL
- a CDS encoding sensor histidine kinase, whose product is MSNEAHDQPAQEPGQQRETVLTRMPLRVRLVLIMVALLVAALVATGVVTMTLLKQSLIAQVDDNLDNAVQLLENRGPFDPQDEREQPVTTYYVRVLAADGSTFMDIPATTGTDAVPDIPSVTYEQLDTLAGKTQTIGSVEGVSTWRMVLLRGFVGQDTPVTVAVALPMDDVTATLARMQLFTLLVGLGVVTLAAAAGYVAVQRSLRGLQDIEDTAAAVASGDLSRRAPVAPDTTEVGRLGMSFNAMVANLETSFAAQAASEARMRRFVSDASHELRTPLASIRGYGELYRMGAVPAEELPGTMGRIENEAIRMGSLVNDLLALARLDEGRDLRITDVDLTAIANDAVGDLGALDPSRPTSLVASGPVLVRGDADRLRQVVTNLIGNVVQHTPSGTAVELHTRVEGSDAVLEVVDHGPGVPEADAHRIFERFYRPDTSRTRTSGGSGLGLAIVATIVGAHSGTVALTPTPGGGATIEVRLPAITPATAAAPTVPPTTA
- a CDS encoding PspA/IM30 family protein — encoded protein: MTEKQTILGRIAQLTRANINSLIDRAEDPQKMLDQLVRDYTNNIAEAEQAVAQTIGNLRLAEQDYNDDVASVREWGSKALAASRKADELRQAGDTAGADRYDNLAKVALTKQVGFEREVKEAEPILASQNDVVEKLKNGLAIMKDKLGELKVKRDQLAARAKSAEAQTKVHEAVSSINVLDPTSELSRYEEQVRRQEALVAGRAEIAASSLDSQFEELETSGDALEVDARLAALKSGGSAGQIGG